GAACTTCTAGAACCAGTGCAGGCGTCACCGTAAAACTAGTGACTCCGAACATCTAGAACAAGTGGGAGAACCAAAACTGATCCGCTCGCTCTACTTCGAAAGCTGTTCAGCTATCGCTTGATATCGTATAGGCGTGCTGTCAGAGCAGAGGAGGCGGCGGAAATACACATCGAAGGCCTTTTTTCATGGGCggatttacggtatattttgaaaatgataAGGTATCCGGTATCGATAGATCCGATAATAATACTGAAATCAAtgaaaaaacaagcaaaaaccCATTTAGAATATATTATTGAGTTGAAGGtttatttacggtatattagTATGTAATGGTGTATCCATATTTTGACCACTTTCAAACTTCGGGCGCAGCTCTAGTGACTATAGTGTGACTATAGCTCTAGTATCTTATGGGCAGTGCTGTTGAACTTTGAAACTACGTAACGTTTTTTACATTCATATGTAGTTGACATGTAGCAAAATGTGTAGTTACCCACTTACGTTTCATTCCGTACACACTTACGTTTCATTCCGTGCACATTACGTTTTATGCTTTgacctttttttgtttatagtcaaaaaattgttaataaaACCAGTTgttacaaaataaaagcctACCAATTGTTATTGTAGCAAAAGTCTTCACAAGCACAAACACTTCCAGGGAAGTGGCATAATTAGCGGCAAGCATATGGAAAAACAAGACTTTTGCCGCCTCCCGAAAACAACAGGaaataaattgcaaagagGACTTTGCAATTGGAATGTCTAATTGGATTATCAGCGAACAGCGACAAAGAGGAACACTACGACGTCTTTCCAATCACATTAAGGTCTGGCCCTGCAACGTGAACAAACTGGCCACAGCAGCcgtctcaagggcaaggacaGCGTATTTACAAGGACCGCGGCGCTAATTTCCCTTGGGCCATTCAGCTGGAGGCGCAACCTTGTGGAGCAGGAGGTGCCACGACGATTCTGGCTGGGTTATGCCCAACGTCTGCTCTGGAACGTTGAGGGAGAAAGAcggtcgctgtcgctgctgtcgAACGATACGTTGAGACTGACCTTCGGCCAAGGCCTTCTGGCCAGTGCTACTATGTCCCTGCTGGCCCTCGCCCAAGCCTCCgcttccacctccacctccagctctAGCGACACTGAACTCGATGCCCAGATCGATTTCTCGACCATGCTAATGCAGCGCCAGCGTGAGCTCAGTGGCTGGTTTGGTTGCGGCAGCAAAATGCAGCCAGACCAAGTGGAGGATCAAGGCTACTATCTCGAGCAGTTTGTCCTTGGCGTGCTGGATTTTAGCTCGCAATATGGCATCGAGTATAGCATTTCGTATACGGCGGCCAATGTGATTGGCAGGCCATCGAAATTCCCCAACTACGGCGACTACCCAGAGACCTTCACCATGGTGAGTGCCACCCGAATGCAACCCGTGTGTCACCCGCTGTGTGCCACACCCCTCAAGTGTGTTAACCGGCAAATGCTTCTCTCCACAGCGCACCTACGGTGACTGGTGGCAACTGGCACCATCTGCCACGCGAGAGATTCAGCCGCAGAATCTACCCAAATTGGCTACACACGATTACATTGGTAAGATCAGATCTCCTATCTCCTCCATTTAAGGCTTGGTGGCAGGTATAATATTTGGTTCTCTTCCTGCTGCAGTGGTCTACTTTGAGGACTATGTGGTGCCCACGGAGGTAGCCATTTTTGAGACATTCAATCCTGGGGCTGTGATACGCATCTGGGCTTATGGTTTGACCAAGCACTGGACCTGCCTCTGGGAGGCCTTGGACACCGATCTGACCGCACCAACGCCACGCAATTCGCGACGCTTTGCGCCGACGCTGAAAAAGACCACGATGATAACAAAGTAGGGCCTGAATCGTGTACCCAATTGTGGGCTTGGCATCCTCACTAACTCTCGATTCCTTTGACCCGAACAGAACGATACGCATTGATTTCAACCACAGCCGGCTCAATTACTACACGGAAATCGATGCCATCATGCTGTGCGGACGCACAGTCTCGGGTCGTCTTATTCAAAGCATTCTGGGGGAGCAGGCACGCGCCACCAAGTCCCTCTCGCCGCTTTCGAAGATGGCCAGTGGCCAGATGGCCGGATCCATCACCTGCAAGCTGCAGTCACTGGAATTCAAGCCGAACTTCAGGGAGAAAAGTGACACCAGCCTGCACGAATTCATCAGCAATGATCTTGGCAAATTTATGATGGACAACCGCCTCGAGGATCCTCTGGCCTCAGTCTCTGCCCCAGCCGCAGAGGCAGTGCCGCCTGGCATGTGTGTGACGGATCTGCCGTTTGAGATCATCTTAAAAATACTCAGCTACCTGGACCTTAAGTCACTGTTTCGCGTGGGGCGCGTGTCGCGCACCTTCTACGACATCTCGACGCATCCGCTGCTCTACGCCGAGCTCAACCTGAAGCCCTATTGGCTGGTGGCCAGCTCGGAGCTCCTGTGCACTCTGGCCCGCCGGGCCACCATGCTGCGCAAACTGGATCTCTCCTGGTGTGGTGGCTCCAACGAAATTTCACCCACCGAATTCAAAAAGTGAGTCCTTGCTTGTGGAGATGCATTAAAATCTTATTCTTATGGAATTGTTTACAGATTTCTGACCCAGCGAGGCGATAATCTTACCCACCTGCGGCTAAACTCTTGTAAATTTCTAAACGCCAGCTGCATTGAGAATGTTGGCATAGTCTGTGATAATCTGATTGGTATGTCGCTTGGATTTTCTCTTGGGTCTGGTCTCATTGGTTTTGTATGTTCTTTTGTCAGAGTTGAGCCTGCGTAATTGTGCCACTGATCCGCCGCTATTGAACTTCTCCTGTCTGGCAAATCTTAAGAACCTGGAGCGTCTTGATCTCTTCCAAACGGCCTTCGATACAGAGCTGCTGCTCAGCATGCTCGAGGGCAATCGCAAGCTTAAGCATCTGAATCTAGCCTTCTGCGGTGTGTCGGTGAATATGGACGATGTGGCCGATCACCTGGCCACGTACAACACACAGCTTGTATCGCTGGATCTGTGGAAGGCGCACTTTCTGTCGGCCCGAGGACTTTTAGCCATATCTCGCTGTTCTCAGTTGGAGGAGCTCGATCTGGGCTGGTGGTATGTTCTAATGCTTTCGGCATTACTTATGCATCTGTTCATGTGTATTCTGCTTATAGCCTGCGTGAGGCATCCCTGGGAGATGGCTTGTTTCAGTTGCTGTCCAACTGTCCCAAGCTGAGGAAGCTATTTCTGTCGGCGGTGCGGGGCACGACTGAGCGGGATCTCATACACATTGCCACGCTGGGCAAAAACCTGGAGCAATTGGATCTCATGGGGATACTGAATATAACGCACGAACGTATCTACGAGTGGGTTTCATACTCTCGATTCGCCACGAGCACAAATACCAACTGCAGCTTTATTTCTTTCAGCATTCTGGTTCATTGCCCCAAGCTGCAGCTGTTGGATCTGAGTTTTTGCGAAAACATTATGGAGCGTGAGGTAGGGAGCTTAATACCTGAACTTCCATCCTtcccaaactatttaattaattaatttctttgtTTCGCAGTTCGATGTACTGGCGGAATGGTCGAGACAGTTTAAGGTAGATATCAAGAGCAGCCGCATTTTCGATACTAGATAGGTGATCGCAGGAAACGAGAGTGTAGCCACCATGGCCATATCTTGTAGCTATTATAAATAATGGATGTGCactttgtatgtgtgtgcggcaCTCTCTCTTTTCCGTTCCTAGTAAAATTGTACCTTTTAATAttgtttaaaacaaaaaacaaaacaaacctGTGGGAAATTTTATAAAATCCTTCAACTGCATTCAACAATGTGCTCTGactatttaatatttattagaaCATGGAACGAAAAGTTAAGGTTCGATTAAGTTGAGCGCAACTATaacggtttttttttgctgttttgttggTATCGATTTTATCGAT
The sequence above is a segment of the Drosophila pseudoobscura strain MV-25-SWS-2005 chromosome X, UCI_Dpse_MV25, whole genome shotgun sequence genome. Coding sequences within it:
- the Fbxl4 gene encoding F-box/LRR-repeat protein 4 translates to MSLLALAQASASTSTSSSSDTELDAQIDFSTMLMQRQRELSGWFGCGSKMQPDQVEDQGYYLEQFVLGVLDFSSQYGIEYSISYTAANVIGRPSKFPNYGDYPETFTMRTYGDWWQLAPSATREIQPQNLPKLATHDYIVVYFEDYVVPTEVAIFETFNPGAVIRIWAYGLTKHWTCLWEALDTDLTAPTPRNSRRFAPTLKKTTMITKTIRIDFNHSRLNYYTEIDAIMLCGRTVSGRLIQSILGEQARATKSLSPLSKMASGQMAGSITCKLQSLEFKPNFREKSDTSLHEFISNDLGKFMMDNRLEDPLASVSAPAAEAVPPGMCVTDLPFEIILKILSYLDLKSLFRVGRVSRTFYDISTHPLLYAELNLKPYWLVASSELLCTLARRATMLRKLDLSWCGGSNEISPTEFKKFLTQRGDNLTHLRLNSCKFLNASCIENVGIVCDNLIELSLRNCATDPPLLNFSCLANLKNLERLDLFQTAFDTELLLSMLEGNRKLKHLNLAFCGVSVNMDDVADHLATYNTQLVSLDLWKAHFLSARGLLAISRCSQLEELDLGWCLREASLGDGLFQLLSNCPKLRKLFLSAVRGTTERDLIHIATLGKNLEQLDLMGILNITHERIYDILVHCPKLQLLDLSFCENIMEREFDVLAEWSRQFKVDIKSSRIFDTR